The genomic window CAGGCCAAGCCGGTGCCCAAGGCGATCCTTGAGATCCAGCATCATGTCCAGGTTCGGATTCTGCGTCAGGTCCACCGGCGAATAGCCTTGCAGCACCTCGTAGTCGAACCGCAGGTGGTTGAAGCCCACCACAAGGTCCGCACGCTGCAGCTCCCGCAGCAATTCGCCGACGTCTGGCTCGCCATAGACCCGATACCCGTTTCGTGCGGTGGAGTACGTGACGCCCACGCTCATCCGCATGTCCCGGATCCGATCCCATCCGCCCACCTCCACCGCCGACTTCTGGGTCTCGAGATCAAAGTACACGATCGTCCGCACCCCTCCGGGTTGCCTGATTCGATCCCGCGCCGGCAAGCCCGAAGTCGGGGTGCCCTGCGATCGCGTCTCCGATTGGCGCGTCACTCCGCGGACCCGGGCCGGATCCCCGGCGCCTCAGGCGTTACGATCCGGCAAAGCGGGACGTGATTCCGCCGGACGTTTGCCGGCACGAAGGGCCCTGATCGGGAGAGCGCATCGGGACGAAGCCTCATCGCGAGCGAACCACAGGGCCCTTGACCGGAACGATCCGGCAAACCCGACCGGACCTGCCGCACCGCTGCGGCTCAGTCCTGAAGCTCGA from Verrucomicrobiia bacterium includes these protein-coding regions:
- a CDS encoding helicase, whose amino-acid sequence is MRTIVYFDLETQKSAVEVGGWDRIRDMRMSVGVTYSTARNGYRVYGEPDVGELLRELQRADLVVGFNHLRFDYEVLQGYSPVDLTQNPNLDMMLDLKDRLGHRLGLDAIAEATFGLQKTGEGLQALEWFKQGRLAEVAEYCCFDVKLTRLVHEFGVQHRQLFYKNRFGATLSVPVDWRQ